One stretch of Daphnia pulicaria isolate SC F1-1A chromosome 6, SC_F0-13Bv2, whole genome shotgun sequence DNA includes these proteins:
- the LOC124342722 gene encoding uncharacterized protein LOC124342722 has protein sequence MQAFQSIFQVLALGLLLTAVLADGQQRKYDTNVDDVRPGMTFSNNKGASRHFPKGIHRLETNTKQRAACPEDYSPCLCELTTNGIEVTCVDIPVADITNVFYRTRNIDLYQVVLTASASATGTVDLPADLLKDKRVEHIYLGCPANASPKLGLTIASSTFEFTRFNTTVFGILNCDLAGQTDMQYLNDFSVLNTLRVDDSNNIEAIATLPTSTMPALKRLFIVNCTGLENVAFPDLTPARLVRLHLQGNGLTDAAVNAILISVASSSSSSSLQELILANEYTMTKVPRIGAFSKLGWYDVSSNAIPFISQSNLVFNVPVNLVGLKNIELTAIEGGAFLGNYANAEVNLEDNKLTEFREDVFKSMLQQMAAQPAGSGGQVILTGNPFDCGCPLAWLIRDNPALLPSVKNGVCGGFFRFEDLNPDSYVDC, from the exons ATGCAAGCGTTTCAATCCATTTTTCAG GTATTAGCCCTCGGGCTTCTGCTGACGGCTGTCCTAGCCGATGGACAGCAGAGGAAATACGACACCAACGTCGATGACGTCAGGCCGGGAATGACTTTTTCGAATAACAAAGGCGCCAGTCGCCATTTTCCAAAGGGGATCCATCGACTTGAAACTAATACTAAACAACGAGCTGCCTGCCCGGAAGATTATTCTCCATGCCTTTGCGAATTGACGACCAACGGGATCGAAGTCACTTGCGTAGACATTCCTGTCGCCGATATTACCAACGTCTTTTACCGCACCCGTAACATCGACCTCTACCAGGTCGTCCTGACGGCCTCGGCTTCCGCCACTGGGACTGTCGATTTGCCCGCCGACCTCCTGAAAGACAAACGCGTTGAACACATTTACCTGGGCTGCCCGGCCAACGCTTCCCCCAAACTCGGCCTCACTATTGCGTCTTCGACTTTTGAATTCACGCGGTTCAACACGaccgtcttcgggattttgaaCTGCGATCTGGCCGGACAGACGGACATGCAATACCTGAACGATTTCTCAGTCCTCAACACTTTGAGAGTTGACGATTCCAATAATATCGAAGCTATTGCCACTCTGCCCACCTCGACTATGCCGGCATTGAAGAGATTGTTTATTGTCAACTGCACAGGACTGGAAAATGTTGCCTTTCCCGATTTGACTCCCGCCCGGCTAGTTCGTTTGCACCTGCAAGGCAACGGGTTGACCGATGCGGCCGTCAATGCCATTTTGATTTCCGTTGCCAGTTCCTCGTCGTCCAGTTCATTGCAGGAACTGATCCTGGCCAACGAGTACACGATGACCAAAGTGCCCAGGATTGGCGCTTTCTCCAAATTGGGTTGGTACGACGTCAGTTCCAACGCCATTCCTTTTATCAGCCAATccaatttggttttcaacgtaCCTGTTAACTTGGTCGGCCTCAAGAATATCGAATTGACCGCCATCGAAGGCGGGGCTTTCTTGG GTAACTATGCAAATGCAGAGGTCAATTTGGAAGATAACAAATTGACCGAGTTTAGAGAGGATGTCTTCAAATCGATGCTGCAACAGATGGCCGCCCAGCCGGCCGGCTCTGGAGGCCAAGTGATCCTCACTGGAA ATCCTTTTGATTGCGGCTGTCCTCTGGCCTGGTTGATCCGCGACAATCCAGCTCTTCTGCCCAGTGTAAAGAACGGAGTTTGCGGCGGATTCTTTAGGTTCGAGGACCTCAATCCTGATTCCTACGTTGACTGCTAA
- the LOC124342719 gene encoding uncharacterized protein LOC124342719: MSSITPMSFIVNCAVPTCTHSIFHSSIMSSFSNLFQVLVAGFLLTAVAANPPHVRLGGLQRAVCPEDYSPCVCDLTANGLEISCVDVTVAQIVDVFYRTRTLDIYSVALTATSATASIDLPADLLKDKRAERIYLNCPAAASPKLGLTIDPASFEFTRFNTTIFEIHDCDLVAQTSLSFLTGFTVLDSLRIVDTLNVASIATLPANTLTLLKELSIERCTGLETAAFPDLTPARLERLFLSGNALTDAAANSILISVGSSSSANTLVHFSLASNALTKVPRIASFSKLVSYDVSDNVIPFISQSALLFSSRVVSLNLTNIALTAIEGGAFSGDFTFAQVEVEGNKLTEFRADVFKSMLQQMAAQPAGSGGQVVVTGNNFDCGCPLAWLIRDNAFLIPSVKNGVCGGFFRFEDLNPDSYADCP, from the exons ATGAGCTCAATCACGCCCATGTCGTTTATAGTCAATTGTGCTGTACCGACCTGCACACACTCAATTTTTCATAGCAGCATCATGTCATCCTTCAGCAACCTTTTCCAG GTTTTGGTGGCTGGGTTCCTCCTGACGGCCGTTGCGGCTAATCCACCCCATGTCCGGCTTGGTGGTCTCCAGCGGGCCGTCTGCCCGGAAGATTATTCGCCGTGCGTTTGCGACCTGACAGCCAACGGCCTGGAAATTTCCTGCGTGGACGTGACCGTCGCTCAAATAGTCGACGTCTTTTACCGGACGCGAACGCTGGACATTTACTCAGTTGCGCTGACGGCCACTTCGGCCACCGCCTCCATCGACCTTCCGGCCGATCTCCTGAAGGACAAACGGGCCGAGCGCATTTACCTCAACTGTCCGGCGGCCGCCTCGCCCAAATTGGGTCTGACCATCGATCCAGCCTCTTTTGAATTCACGCGGTTCAACACGACCATTTTCGAGATTCACGACTGCGATCTGGTCGCCCAAACGAGCCTCTCCTTTCTGACTGGGTTCACCGTCCTGGACTCGCTGCGCATCGTCGACACGTTGAACGTGGCCTCCATCGCCACCCTTCCGGCCAACACCTTGACGCTCCTTAAGGAGCTCTCCATCGAACGATGCACTGGGCTGGAGACGGCGGCCTTCCCGGACTTGACTCCCGCCCGACTGGAGCGGCTCTTTCTCAGCGGCAACGCCTTGACCGACGCTGCGGCCAACAGCATTCTGATCTCGGTGGGCAGTTCTTCGTCGGCCAACACCCTGGTCCATTTCTCCTTGGCCTCCAACGCCCTGACCAAAGTGCCCAGGATCGCTTCTTTCTCCAAATTGGTTTCCTATGACGTCAGCGACAACGTCATCCCTTTCATCAGCCAATCGGCGCTCCTGTTCAGCTCCCGCGTCGTCTCCCTCAACCTCACCAACATCGCCCTGACGGCCATCGAAGGCGGCGCTTTCTCAG GTGACTTTACTTTCGCCCAAGTCGAAGTGGAGGGCAACAAATTGACGGAATTCAGAGCGGATGTCTTCAAATCGATGCTGCAACAGATGGCCGCCCAACCGGCCGGCTCTGGAGGCCAAGTCGTCGTCACTGgaa atAATTTTGATTGCGGCTGTCCTCTGGCCTGGCTGATCCGCGACAACGCCTTTCTCATCCCCAGTGTCAAGAACGGAGTGTGCGGCGGATTCTTTAGATTCGAGGATCTCAATCCCGATTCGTACGCCGACTGTCCTTAA
- the LOC124342788 gene encoding protein slit-like: MLSPSGSSISLPADLLQDKRAENIFLICPPNASPSIGLTIDPAAFEFTRFNTTVFGIFNCDLAGQTDMQFLTDFSVLNTLRFENTLNLQVIENLPSLPALKKLIISGCTGLETAAFPDLTPARLQRLYLNGNGLSDETANGILVSVGSSSSASSLQELILANDGLTRIPRIGSFSKLSVYDVSYNVVPFMSQLTLDFGAVVTLVSLKSNSLTAVESGAFQGDFTYAQVNLENNNLNEFRSDVFLSMLQQMATPSSGSGGQVLVTGNPFNCDCGLAWLIRDNPALLPSVRNGVCGGFFRFEDLSPDSFTDCL, encoded by the exons ATGTTGTCTCCTTCCGGATCCTCCATCAGTTTACCCGCCGATCTTTTGCAGGACAAACGAGCCGAAAACATTTTCCTCATTTGCCCACCCAACGCCTCGCCCAGCATCGGACTGACGATCGATCCAGCGGCCTTTGAATTCACGCGGTTCAACACGACCGTCTTTGGCATATTCAACTGCGATCTGGCCGGACAGACGGACATGCAATTCCTGACGGACTTTTCGGTGCTCAATACCCTCCGCTTCGAGAACACGTTGAATCTTCAAGTCATTGAAAATCTGCCCAGTTTGCCGGCCCTCAAGAAGCTCATCATTTCCGGCTGCACTGGGCTGGAAACGGCGGCCTTTCCCGATTTGACTCCGGCCCGGTTGCAGCGGCTCTACCTCAACGGCAACGGATTGAGCGACGAAACGGCCAACGGCATTTTGGTGTCGGTGGGCAGTTCGTCGTCGGCCAGCTCCTTGCAGGAGCTGATCCTGGCCAACGACGGACTCACCCGAATCCCGCGGATTGGCTCATTTTCCAAATTGTCCGTCTACGACGTCAGTTACAACGTCGTGCCGTTCATGAGCCAATTGACTTTGGACTTTGGTGCCGTCGTCACTCTCGTCAGTCTCAAAAGTAATTCACTAACAGCCGTCGAAAGCGGAGCATTTCAAG GCGATTTCACTTATGCCCAAGTCAATTTGGAGAATAACAATTTGAACGAATTCCGATCGGACGTTTTCCTGTCGATGCTCCAACAGATGGCGACGCCATCCAGCGGATCAGGCGGCCAAGTTCTCGTGACCGGAA ATCCTTTTAATTGCGATTGCGGTTTGGCTTGGCTGATCCGCGACAATCCAGCTCTTCTGCCCAGTGTCAGGAACGGAGTTTGCGGCGGATTCTTCCGGTTCGAGGATCTGAGTCCCGATTCGTTTACAGATTGCTTGTAA
- the LOC124342622 gene encoding angiotensin-converting enzyme-like, producing MRLPAFVVFVICCCADFNVAQDVSSHPDQLTGGYAAGAEPRWKRSIVQDEAHAREYLSTLDVKSSDMCYKSNIAEWQYASDITDENQRLKLEQSLVAARFEKDAWKNITSFNWEPFTDPDLKRKFKLLSVLGPSALPEAKLTQYRKSIDAMEKIYSTAKICSFANPGDCGMNLDPEITEKMSNSRNFDELKHVWQQWHEQSGGKMRQHYEKFVQLSNEAAQMNNFSDTGAYWLRNYESDTFKEDIEGLWQTIKPFYLQLHAYVRAKLRAHYGEDKVPKDQPIPAHLLGNMWAQTWGNIDDLVTPYPGKTSIDVTPEMLKQGYTPKKMFEMSEEFFTSMGLLPTPPEFWSGSIIEKLAGKEMVCHASAWDFCNGKDFRIKQCTKVNMEDFITVHHEMGHIQYFLQYKNLPLVYREGANSGFHEAVGDTLALSVQTTKHLKEIGLLDKSTPTDDEATINYLLSTALDKIAFFPFAYIMDKWRWDVFDGSVTSADYNCHWWKLREEYQGIRSPVTRSEVDFDPGAKYHIAANVEYIRYFVSFVIQFQFYKSMCVTAGQYDPHNPSQSLHECDFYRNKEAGAKLGAMLAMGSSRPWPEAMRAVTGQDRMDANAFREYFKPLEVWLIAKNKELGEPVGWNSGGLNCQKNPPPTSTTQHPPPMTQPLGPKSGGQTVFLPHYAWILVVFYSLLNLVV from the exons ATGCGTTTACCTGCGTTCGTCGTGTTCGTGATTTGTTGCTGTGCCGATTTCAATGTCGCCCAGGATGTTTCGTCCCACCCGGACCAACT GACCGGCGGCTATGCGGCCGGTGCTGAGCCCCGGTGGAAGAGGTCGATCGTGCAAGATGAGGCCCATGCCCGCGAGTACCTGTCCACTCTTGACGTGAAATCCTCCGACATGTGTTACAAATCCAACATTGCCGAGTGGCAATACGCCTCGGACATAACCGACGAGAACCAACGACTTAAA TTGGAGCAGAGTTTGGTGGCCGCTCGTTTCGAGAAAGATGCCTGGAAGAATATCACCAGTTTCAATTGGGAGCCCTTCACTGACCCCGATTTGAAACGCAAATTCAAACTCTTGTCCGTTTTGGGCCCGTCTGCCCTGCCAGAGGCCAAACTCACGCAG TACCGCAAATCAATTGACGCCATGGAGAAGATTTACAGCACGGCCAAAATCTGTTCCTTCGCCAATCCGGGCGATTGCGGAATGAATCTCGACCCGG AAATTACGGAGAAAATGAGCAATAGTCGCAACTTTGACGAGTTGAAACACGTTTGGCAACAGTGGCACGAACAGAGTGGCGGCAAAATGCGTCAACATTACGAGAAATTCGTCCAACTCAGCAACGAAGCCGCTCAGATGAACA ATTTCAGCGACACGGGAGCTTATTGGCTGCGTAATTACGAGTCAGACACCTTCAAGGAAGATATCGAGGGCCTGTGGCAGACCATCAAACCGTTTTACCTTCAACTTCACGCCTACGTCCGAGCCAAACTGCGGGCCCATTACGGTGAAGACAAGGTGCCCAAGGATCAGCCCATACCTGCCCACCTCCTGGGCAACATGTGGGCCCAAACGTGGGGCAATATCGACGACTTGGTCACGCCCTATCCAGGGAAAACTTCCATCGATGTCACTCCTGAAATGTTGAAGCAA GGCTACACTccgaagaaaatgtttgaaatgtcGGAGGAATTCTTCACCTCGATGGGTTTGCTGCCGACTCCGCCGGAATTTTGGAGCGGATCCATCATCGAGAAACTGGCGGGCAAGGAGATGGTGTGTCACGCTTCTGCTTGGGATTTTTGCAACGGCAAGGATTTCAGGATCAAGCAATGCACCAAAGTCAACATGGAGGATTTTATTACCGTCCATCACGAAATGGGACACATCCAGTACTTTTTACAGTACAAAAATCTGCCGCTAGTCTACCGGGAAGGGGCCAATTCTG GTTTTCACGAAGCTGTAGGCGATACTCTAGCCCTCTCTGTCCAGACCACCAAACA TCTGAAGGAAATTGGATTGTTAGACAAATCAACGCCGACCGATGACGAGGCGACCATCAATTACCTGTTGTCGACAGCATTGGATAAAATCGCCTTTTTCCCGTTTGCCTACATCATGGACAAGTGGCGATGGGATGTGTTTGACGGGTCCGTTACATCGGCCGATTACAATTGCCATTGGTGGAAACTTCG TGAGGAGTACCAAGGCATCAGATCGCCAGTTACAAGATCCGAAGTTGATTTCGATCCCGGAGCAAAATATCACATTGCAGCCAACGTTGAATACATCCG gtaTTTTGTGAGTTTCGTCATCCAGTTTCAGTTTTACAAATCAATGTGCGTGACAGCCGGACAATATGATCCGCACAATCCATCCCAATCACTTCACGAGTGCGACTTTTACAGGAACAAGGAAGCCGGGGCCAAATTGGG GGCAATGTTGGCTATGGGATCTTCGCGACCTTGGCCGGAAGCGATGCGAGCCGTCACTGGACAAGATCGGATGGACGCCAACGCCTTCCGTGAATATTTCAAGCCCCTGGAGGTGTGGCTGATTGCCAAGAACAAGGAACTCGGTGAACCTGTCGGATGGAATTCAG GTGGACTAAATTGCCAGAAAAACCCTCCGCCCACTTCAACCACCCAACATCCGCCGCCCATGACCCAACCACTCGGTCCTAAATCTGGCGGCCAAACGGTTTTCTTGCCTCATTACGCCTGGATTTTAGTCGTCTTTTATTCCCTCCTCAATCTCGTTGTCTAA
- the LOC124342825 gene encoding putative defense protein Hdd11-like gives MQGLLVIMMALITGQVTGHPHGAPTTACNTMFPLHKHHPQTSACPFETRPYQTEIFSNSSVRIALHNLGMLSGSSSGSSSSSENTTDSFKGYMIMAFEVPSENAVALGTFQVSSDSHTINCHGMQQNAATHSSKSHKSIVHLTWTPPEDFEGDVIFKTTYVASKKLFWMNQVSAPVRVRLAVADEESDTDDDNAILIQNDVLEGKLIEQVAYLESREYISLWAICSLFIVGFTCAVLAKLILAARAKKYSTLESI, from the exons ATGCAGGGTCTATTAGTAATAATGATGGCATTGATCACCGGTCAAGTAACCGGACACCCCCATGGAGCCCCTACTACAGCTTGCAACACCATGTTTCCGTTGCACAAACATCATCCGCAGACTTCAGCTTGTCCTTTTGAAACACGACCATATCAG ACTGAGATTTTCTCAAATTCAAGTGTGAGGATTGCCCTCCACAACTTGGGAATGCTGTCTGGTTCATCAAGCGGCTCAAGTTCATCATCAGAAAATACTACAGACTCTTTCAAAG GCTACATGATAATGGCATTTGAAGTGCCTTCAGAAAATGCAGTAGCACTAGGAACATTTCAAGTTAGCAGCGATTCCCACACTATCAACTGTCATGGCATGCAGCAG aATGCAGCCACACATTCAAGCAAATCTCACAAGAGCATTGTCCACTTGACTTGGACTCCTCCAGAGGACTTTGAAGGCGACGTGATTTTCAA GACAACTTATGTGGCGTCCAAAAAGCTCTTTTGGATGAACCAAGTTTCTGCTCCTGTGCGTGTCAGGTTGGCAGTTGCGGATGAGGAAAGCGACACCGATGATGACAATGCTATTTTAATCCAA AATGACGTCTTGGAAGGGAAATTAATCGAACAAGTGGCCTATCTGGAATCACGCGAGTACATCAGTCTGTGGGCCATCTGCAGTTTGTTTATTGTTGGATTCACTTGTGCGGTTCTAGCCAAATTGATCCTGGCTGCCCGTGCCAAGAAATATTCCACCCTCGAATCTATATAA